One Pullulanibacillus sp. KACC 23026 DNA segment encodes these proteins:
- a CDS encoding threonine/serine exporter family protein: MIWQALTSFIGSLMFCIIFNIPKSSLFKCGIVGMLGWVVYYAMSIHQINPVMATLFGAFTVAIISQIMARLYKTPMIIFSVAGIIPLVPGGMAYDAMRHFVSNDYATATSLAARAFMLSGSIAFGLIFSEVLNQLSRKTGNHKQDNN; this comes from the coding sequence ATGATTTGGCAAGCGTTGACCAGCTTTATTGGGTCTCTTATGTTTTGCATTATTTTTAATATCCCAAAATCCTCCCTTTTCAAATGCGGAATAGTTGGGATGCTTGGATGGGTCGTCTATTATGCCATGTCAATCCATCAGATCAATCCTGTTATGGCAACACTCTTTGGGGCTTTTACCGTCGCTATTATTAGTCAAATCATGGCGCGTTTATATAAAACGCCGATGATTATTTTTAGTGTCGCTGGGATTATCCCCCTTGTTCCAGGGGGAATGGCGTATGACGCAATGCGGCATTTTGTCAGTAATGATTATGCGACCGCAACGTCTTTAGCAGCAAGAGCCTTTATGCTTTCCGGTTCCATAGCATTCGGACTCATTTTTTCAGAAGTGCTTAATCAACTGTCCAGAAAAACAGGCAATCATAAACAAGACAACAATTAA
- a CDS encoding threonine/serine exporter family protein produces the protein MGLSTQESLKLMDVCLLAGEMLLRSGAETHRVEDTMTRMAAAYTDAATHSFVTPTGIVFSIDKVDSTKLVRILDRSTNLHRVVLINQLSREMSKGSYTIDQAYEELQKIKQSNQGYPLAIKIAAAAISSGCFLIMYNGVWNDFLPALIAGGIGYSAFSWFHFLVKIKFFAECLAALVIGIIALIFVKAGWGQSLDTIIIGSVMPLVPGVLITNAIRDLIAGHLVAGLSKGIEAFLTAFAIGTGIAFVLAWTYGGMS, from the coding sequence ATGGGATTAAGCACGCAAGAATCACTTAAATTAATGGATGTATGTTTATTAGCGGGAGAGATGCTGCTAAGGTCAGGGGCTGAAACGCATCGTGTCGAGGATACCATGACGCGAATGGCCGCTGCCTATACGGATGCTGCGACTCATAGCTTTGTGACACCAACCGGGATTGTTTTTTCAATTGATAAGGTTGACTCGACTAAGCTGGTACGTATTTTAGATCGCTCGACAAATCTTCATAGAGTTGTTCTTATTAATCAGCTGTCTAGAGAAATGAGCAAAGGATCCTACACCATTGATCAAGCCTATGAGGAACTGCAGAAGATTAAGCAGTCTAATCAAGGCTATCCTTTGGCTATAAAAATTGCGGCAGCAGCTATTTCCAGCGGTTGTTTTTTAATCATGTATAATGGCGTTTGGAATGATTTCCTTCCCGCATTGATTGCGGGCGGCATTGGCTACTCAGCCTTTTCATGGTTTCATTTTCTGGTTAAAATTAAATTTTTTGCGGAATGCTTGGCAGCACTGGTGATTGGCATTATCGCTTTGATCTTTGTGAAGGCGGGCTGGGGGCAGTCTCTGGATACCATTATTATTGGTTCGGTGATGCCTCTAGTCCCAGGAGTTCTGATCACTAATGCCATTCGCGATCTGATAGCAGGGCATTTGGTGGCGGGATTATCCAAGGGGATTGAGGCCTTCCTAACCGCTTTCGCTATTGGAACCGGAATTGCCTTCGTCTTGGCTTGGACTTATGGAGGGATGTCATGA
- a CDS encoding sensor histidine kinase — MFSESAENLLLNILYVTLPFYLIFIFNKADFSFLFSDSEAEQVVKAKEKAKKYLTFLGMCVLFLMMGFPIDVVPNHIFDLRQIPIIIGFLYLGRKYGVVLFLTVLVTRYIIGGNGFYGALITNAVLLLLLFLLDKVYVRSRISRKVLIVVGMTVFSGLIMLANSLIFNDWLFDKESFRPVIGSIVYLTCIQSLGLCVTIFSLEKFRNDQLVREHLQKIEKSQIVSELAASVSHEVRNPLTVTKGFLQLALKEDLAPTVKDYLTMAQEELVQAEEIISDYLTFAKPALDNPKALSVKEELENLGRLLSPYVNLNGIRLEIQIEGGLYILGESKKFHQCLSNIIKNAVEASAPEGKINLKALAQGEAVQIIIQDNGVGMTQEVLRRIGEPYYSTKEKGTGLGMMVVYSIVISMKGSINIESERGKGSVFTLAFPKATPEQGAAI; from the coding sequence ATGTTTTCTGAAAGTGCCGAAAACTTATTACTGAATATTCTTTATGTCACCTTGCCATTTTATTTAATTTTTATTTTTAATAAAGCGGACTTCAGTTTTCTTTTTAGTGATTCGGAAGCAGAACAGGTAGTGAAGGCTAAGGAAAAGGCCAAGAAATATCTCACCTTCCTTGGTATGTGTGTCCTTTTTCTTATGATGGGTTTTCCCATTGATGTGGTGCCCAATCACATCTTTGATCTAAGGCAAATACCGATCATCATTGGTTTTCTATATTTAGGCAGGAAATATGGTGTGGTTCTCTTTCTTACAGTCTTAGTGACGCGTTACATAATTGGCGGGAACGGGTTTTATGGAGCCCTTATTACCAATGCAGTCCTGCTGCTGTTATTGTTTCTTTTGGATAAAGTCTATGTAAGAAGCCGCATCAGTCGTAAAGTACTTATTGTGGTTGGGATGACGGTGTTTAGTGGATTGATTATGTTAGCCAATTCATTGATATTTAATGATTGGTTATTTGATAAGGAATCCTTTAGACCCGTTATTGGATCAATTGTTTATTTGACGTGTATTCAATCATTAGGACTTTGTGTTACGATCTTTTCCCTTGAAAAATTTAGAAATGATCAATTAGTGCGTGAACATCTACAAAAAATAGAAAAGTCCCAGATTGTGAGTGAACTGGCGGCTTCTGTCTCACATGAAGTTCGTAATCCGCTAACCGTAACAAAAGGTTTTTTGCAGTTAGCCCTTAAAGAAGACCTCGCGCCAACGGTAAAAGACTACTTAACCATGGCTCAAGAGGAACTGGTTCAGGCAGAAGAGATTATAAGTGATTATCTCACCTTTGCAAAGCCTGCCCTTGATAATCCTAAAGCTCTGTCTGTCAAAGAAGAATTGGAAAACCTAGGGAGGCTATTAAGCCCTTATGTGAATTTAAATGGGATCCGGTTAGAGATTCAAATAGAGGGTGGTTTATATATCCTAGGGGAATCCAAGAAATTTCATCAATGCTTGTCCAATATTATTAAGAATGCTGTTGAAGCAAGCGCTCCTGAAGGGAAAATTAACTTGAAGGCATTGGCCCAAGGGGAGGCGGTTCAAATTATCATCCAAGATAATGGCGTCGGAATGACACAAGAGGTTCTCAGGCGAATTGGCGAACCTTATTATTCCACGAAAGAAAAAGGGACGGGCCTTGGAATGATGGTCGTTTATAGTATAGTAATATCAATGAAGGGCTCCATTAATATTGAAAGTGAACGCGGCAAAGGCTCTGTCTTCACCCTAGCCTTTCCAAAAGCGACTCCTGAGCAAGGGGCAGCCATTTAA
- a CDS encoding GNAT family protein, whose amino-acid sequence MSAPDLIIPTIETEHYILKPLEHKHAEALFLFLSDKKTMQFITPHPVKTLAELEDQINEQLAAFENKKEIPWVIQDKATHSIVGTIRFHKLRSWHRSCEIGVVLSPHFQQKGVMTEIMPFLLDYGFKRLRLNRIVGDIFAGNQGSRRLLERFGFQKEGVMRQTDFDGERFHDTVVYSMLKEEYELRMASGTIDSRK is encoded by the coding sequence ATGTCAGCACCTGACTTAATTATTCCGACCATTGAAACAGAGCATTATATTTTAAAGCCATTAGAACATAAGCACGCTGAAGCGCTGTTCCTTTTTTTAAGCGACAAAAAAACGATGCAGTTCATCACGCCGCATCCCGTAAAGACCTTGGCAGAGCTAGAGGACCAAATTAATGAACAGTTGGCGGCATTTGAAAATAAAAAGGAAATACCATGGGTTATTCAGGATAAAGCCACGCATTCGATTGTAGGGACGATCCGTTTTCATAAGCTAAGAAGCTGGCACAGAAGCTGTGAGATCGGGGTGGTTCTCTCCCCTCATTTTCAGCAAAAAGGTGTGATGACAGAAATCATGCCTTTCCTGCTGGATTACGGGTTCAAGAGACTACGCCTGAACCGAATCGTTGGTGACATTTTTGCAGGTAACCAAGGTTCCCGGAGATTGCTTGAGCGGTTTGGCTTTCAAAAAGAAGGCGTTATGAGGCAAACGGATTTTGATGGAGAAAGGTTTCATGATACAGTTGTCTATTCCATGTTAAAAGAAGAGTATGAGTTACGGATGGCTTCAGGGACAATCGACTCAAGGAAATGA